DNA sequence from the Excalfactoria chinensis isolate bCotChi1 chromosome 7, bCotChi1.hap2, whole genome shotgun sequence genome:
TTCTGCATTCCACTGCTGTAGTCAGTAGCCCACCACAGGAGGAGCGTTCGGGCAGCCCTGCGTTATCCTGGCCAAaatgcagcagctccctgtgaccagttttttctccatctccaaATCACTGAATGAATGGGaagcctttctttctcttttctccttctcttttgaGCGCTGTGGAACTGGCAGGCGGCCGGGATGAAAAATTAATGGCCTCAGAGAGCAGTTGTTTGCTTCACAGCTCCAGGTCGATTTGTTTGTTTGACCGTATCGCCCACAGCCTCCGTGCTGCTTTGCCCTGCTGAGGAGCCAtgctggggcagtcctcacaCTGCTCCATGTGCTGCCCACATCCACTCAGTGCCCACGTGGAGACTTGGGACTCATCGGGGTGATGCTGGGGGCAGTGGGAACAGCACTGCTCTCCCAGGGGTGGTGGTCTGTGGTGCAATGCAGGCTCGCTGCTCTCCTGAAACATGAATCATTTAAAGGCCTGAAGAATTTATAGACTGAAAGGGTGGATGGCACTTCCTTAGAACAGTTTTGAAATGGTCTCTTGTTGTGAAGCATCGTGGCAGAGATTGGGTTGTCCTGTGCAGTGTGATGGGGCTGGGATGCTgcggtgctgtgctggggaagggaagcgGGGGCTGACCCTGGGGCCATGATCTCCCTGCCCTGAGCAGCCACCTTGGTGCCCTGCCTGCTATCCATCATCCCTGCAGCATTGGCAAGGTGGGTACCTTCGTGTGCATAGCAAGAAACCAGGAAATCCCCTGCTTTGAGGTTCTCTCTTTATTTGCCTGTCATTCCATACGGTTTGATTTCATCTTCCCAGCAGTTGAGCCACCAGCATGCCCGAAGCCATGGGACCAGCGTGATGCCACTCTAAGAAGCCCTGTGAGATGAAGCTCACCTTAGAACAGCTTCTGTAGTGCTCCTTTTCAATATACGCAGCCCATTCCCTCCTCaacttctgctgttttgttgtctGCTGGTTTACTGATTGCAGGCAGCCTGTCCCACACGTGAATCAATCAGTGCACCAGCAGGTTTCTGccatctgccatttctccagccCCCTTCTTAAATAATTCACTGCAAGCCAGGAATGCTGTCATCTCCAGGCTGTTGTTTCTCCCAACCTATTGGAAAAtcaattacttttaattttagTTGACTGTCCTGATCTATGCGTAGATGGTTACCATCATGCCTCACTCGTCCCTTCAGATCCACATCCTGTTACCAGGCATCACACCTGGGGCTTTGTGAACTCTCATAGTGTTTCCAGAGATGCAGACCCTTGGGGAAagccatccatcccatccagtTGGTACTGAACTAAACTCAGCATCTCTGGAAAGGCCCAGGAGGGTGTGATAGAGCTGCAGCTGACTGCCACCATCACATGCCAGCCCCCAGCTTCACATCAGGGACACTCGAGGGCCAGCACATGATGTGTCAGCTTAGCCTGGCTGTGCCTGGCTCCCCTAATCCCTCCCCATGGGCCCAGTTCCTAAGGAGCCAAGCCCTGGGTGCAGGCAGGTGGACCACGCCAACCCCTGGGACAAGAGGCTTGCCCTGGCGGGGGCACAAGGATGGTCTGCAAAGCTGCCCTTAGAAATAGcaggaagaacatttttctctctgtgtgtcAGGACGATGTGAGTCTTTACCCTCTTTTGTAATGCCCAAAATCAACCAGCACAAACAGTCTCTCAGCACTTCAGCTGTGGGCCATGTTCCCAAGCCTGAAATGGTGCTTCCTTGTTTCCTGGAGCCTAGAGAACCATACAATGGGatgggtcagaagggacctcaaagctcACCCATACAGTGGGATGGATCAGAAGGGATCCCAAAGCTCACCCACACAATAGGATGGGTCAGAAGGGATCCCAAAGCTCACCCACACAATGGGATGGGTCAGAAGGAACCCCAAAGCCCACCCTGGCCTTGAGCACAGCCAGGTATAGGgcatcctcagctcctctgggcagcctgtgccagcgctctgagtaaagaatttcttccttacataTCCACTCTAAAcctgccctcttccagtttcaAACTactgccccttgtcctgccGCTGTTTATGTGCCAAGGACTGTCATTACTTGAAGGACTGTGATTTAACAAGGGTTAGAAGAGCTGCAAAAAGAAGAGACAGCCTGACACATCATCTTCCTCTTTGTCCTTGTTTAAACCTCTGCACGTGCTCTTCCTTTGAGACCAGTGTGCCTTCAGTGGTGCAACAGGGATGTGTAGATGAGGCCTCCTTGCTTTTAGATGTGCAATTAGATCTTTTAGCAGGACATTCATTATTCACCACGCCTGGTCACAGAACTTGCTGTCTCTGCACCGTTCAGACAAGGGATaaataattaatgtatttaatgaAATTTGTGCCAGTGGGGATCTGTGGTAGGTATTGTAAGTAAAACTGTTGTATCCATTAAGAATGAGTGTGGCTTCTTGCCTTGTTTAAGTGATGCCAGCCGGGTGGGTGGGCATGAACTATTGCTGCTCTTGAAGAGCCATGAGGTAGTTGagttctcttctgcttctcctgcaccAAACCCAGGGCTGGGTTTGGGACTGAGTCTTCTTGTTTCTAAGCTGTGACTGGTGCAAAATCTTGTTCCCACTCAAGTGCATGGAAGAAAaggggagggggctgggatATATCCTCTCAAAAATGTTAATACCAGCTTGCTGGTGCAGAGATTTCTCAGGTCTGCAAAGCCCCTGCAGGTTCAGGAGTTCACCAGTGAGGTGTCCCTTCAGCCTCCCATGAATCATTTCCCCAGGCTGGGCATGCAGGAAGAGCCCCCAGCCATCCCTCCTGTGCCCAACAACCTCTACTTGCAGGAGGCAATCTGTTCTCACCTTCCCCGGGAGGCTGATGTGCAGTGTGCTGGCAGACCATCTCTGGGGCTCTGGGGATGGCCTGGAAGGTCAGGAAAACCCTCATGGGGAATGCAGGATGGTGGCTGGGTTCAGTGCCAAGTGTTGGTATAGAGGacaagttttctttctgctggcaAATATGAAGCCATTAAACCAGACCTCAGCAACCCGTTAGTCACTCTTCTATCAACCAGGTTTATATTTGTCTTGCACCTCCAGCGTAGCCATCTGGAAGCTGCCAGAGGAGGACAGAAGGCCTTCAATAATTCATAGCCCTGCATTTTACTCACAGAGATGAGAAGAGTTGATCCATTTTCCTTGCTTGGAGTTTCTGCTGTACCTGCAACACCCAGCTTGTTTAGGCTGTCAAGGACAAGGCCCAAGGGCTACTTGCAAGGAGTGGACAGAGGCATTGACCCCACGGTGGGACAAAGGACCTCTGTGGCCATTACTAAATGATGATGAGGGAACTTCCAACTGATGAGCTCACTGAACATGCGGGTTTTTTGCAGGACAGAGTGCAGGATCTCATAGTTATTCCACTGATGCCTACTTGTTTTAATGATCTCTGGCTTTTAAATGCTTTGGGTTTGATAAAAGtatggaaatggaaagaagaaaaagaggataaaAGAGGAATTCTGGGGTTAtggaaagacaggaaaaatgtctttgttcTGGCTGCTCTTGGCTGTGATTTGAGGGTGTTACTGCAGCACCGATGTCCCTtcactgtgctttgctgcagttGCTCTGAAGAACCACAGTactgaaggagcagagagggatgGAAACGGTGacagcagcccagctctgggcaTGGCAGCAGTACCAGAGGGcgagctgctcctgcaggtcAGTGTCCCTCTCTGTCCACCCCTCCCTGTCCGATACCTTCAAGAGCTTTTTCCTTGGGTCCTCTTTCCTTTGAGAATGGAGGCTGCTCCATTCTCAGTTGCAGGACAGTTTGGTGAGTGTTGTGATGAAGGGAGGAAGCCGTCTGCTCTCCCACTGGTGTAGCTGTTGGTCAGTACAGTGGTTACAAGGCTTTTCTTACTCACTCATAGTGGCTGTGATTGAGCAGAGGCTTTCTAACTCTTTGGATCCCTGGGACAGAAAGGGTGCAttgcttctccttttcttttcctgtccttCCTGGAGACAACTGTGGATGGCCTTATGGTCAGATCAGGGCATGCACATGCCGGTATGCATGGGGTGCAAGGTAGCAttgcaggagctgtgtgagagGCTCATAACTGGCTCCTACTTGGAAGCACTGGGAGGTGACCTCCTGTCTCCAGAGCAGGCACTGTGAATAGGAAGGGGTCACACTCCAGCAGCACAAGGTCCCATGAGGACACGATCCCTGTTCCTCTCCACCTGGTTCCCAGCCTGCCTGTCATCTGGCACCTATCCAGAAGCTCACTCAGCAGTAATTATAATTACTGATGGCTGCAGAGCCAGGATCTTGGTGTCTGGGGGGAGGAATGCTAAAACCAAGCTGGTTAATCATGAAAACCTTGAAGGTTTTTCACTGTcgaagcacagagctgtgctcagcagggTTGGCCAGGGGCTGATGCCCTGCTCATCAGGCTCTTCCTTGGGTTGGATTCTGCCTTTGTAGAGGCACCAGGCAGGGTGTGAACCATGTTAGCCTCATCCAGGGATGCAGGATGTGGCTGAGCTTTAGGGCTGGGTGCAGCATCCTTAGTTGTGCAGCCACGCAGGTGCATACTGCCTTCAGTCTGCCTTTCTCCTGTGCCATTGAGGGAGGATGGTGCTCACCAGCATTGTGACAAGGCCATGCCTCCGGGGCTGCTCAAAGGGTTAAAATGCGTTTGGCAGCACTAATTAACCTCTGCTGCAGATTCCCACACACTGAGGTCAATCCAGTAAATAGAGAGAGCGTTTGTGCCCCGGTTTATCCGGGAAAGAGAGGGGGGAGAAACTGCAGACCTGGACAATGAAATGGGAATTGGCAGCAACAGTAGCCAGACTTGGCTGAGACAAGGCGCTAGACTCTAATTGATCCTGATGTCTGTGGATGGCCAAGTGGGGGAAGTGGGACTGGGCtggctgccctgcctgcagccaggtTTTGGGATCCAGGAGGACCTGGCGTCCTTAGGGACAGGTGGCTGAGTGATGGTATCAGCTCTGTGAGAGCAATCTGGCTTCTGGATGCTGCAGTCCTGCAGCTCCGGGAGGGGACAGAAGAGCCACTGAATTGTAAAGTATACATAGATAAATAATTAtctaaaaatacaaattaactTTGGCATTAACATCGCCAAAGTTTGGTCCCGTCTCTGTCATGCAGTACTGCCAAGGGGTAATTCTGTGTAGGGAGAGTAGGAGGCTGAGTTGGAGCTGCCAGCACATTGGGATTGCAGTGAGTTTGTTCCTCACTGCACATCCTCTGTCTTCTCCATTCCCCCCGCTGCCAGGACCCTCCCTGGACTGTAGGAAGGATGGGTAGTATGCAGGCAGAGCCACAGAGGCAGGCACAGGTCAACCTTAAGTGCAGCCAGGGTGAAATGCCACTTCGATCCCCTGTTGTCAGACAGACACTTTCCCACCAGGATTCCAGAATGGACAGGTTCCTGACGGTGTCTGGTTTCATTCTGCAAGTTGTTCTCATATTCGTATTTGCTCTTTGCATAGGATGAGGATAAATGTCTGAATCTGAATCTGAGCTGCTAGGACAGGTGATGTGGGTGGAACTCACTTGCTGACCTGCTGTCTCTCCTAGGCACTCAATGGCTTCGTGCTGGTGGTGACGTCGGAAGGGCTGATCTTCTACTCCTCACACACCATCCAGGACTACCTGGGATTTCATCAGGTTGGTGGGACACCCCTGGGTTGCAGTGATGGGTTTGCAGGGAGCCCAGGTTCCCTGCAGGGAGAAAGCCCTGTGGGTTTGCAGGGACACATGGGGGCTTCACGTACAGGGAAGAAGATACAAGGAGAAATCAGTGGCTGCTGGTGGCTCTGCTGCCGTGACTGTGgactgtcttttctttctgcaggctCAAAAACCATCCCAGAGGGAGCAGGAGTGAGACCTGCAATAGGGGAAGCCTTTTGCCCTCCCTGTGGGCCCGGCAGCTTGAGGTGTAAAGTGCCCCTTGTGCACTGAGCTCAAAGCAGAGGGAGTGAAGTGTCTAAAAAGTGCTGTTCTTTTTGTGCCCCCCAACCCAATCCTGGGGGCTGAGCACAGCAATGGAACCTGCTGGAAGGAAAACTTCATCTCAACAACGTGAACGATTTCATGTCTTCTTAAGATGTCACGTTTCCACCCAGACAGGGGAAGCAAGACTTAGAGCTCTTAGGAACAGTGTAGGGATGGGTTGCTGTTCCTTGTGCAGTGAGCCCAAACCCACACTATTACAACTCAGCACCAGGGTTGTGAAGGACACTGTGCAAAGGGGCCGAGTGTGTCAGAGggtagctgtgctgctgctgctctttagGATGGAGGTGGGAGAAGGCCTTATCACCATGACCAAAGGGTTCTTCAGAGTCAGAGTGCAATCTCCACCCACCAGCATCAACTCTGGTGGAAAGTGTCCGACTCCATCCAGCCCAGCTAAGCTCTGGGGAGATGTGGTGGGATGTGGCCAACAGCAGCTCACTCcgttgtttttttctctagacAGATGTTATGCACCAGAGCATCTTCAAGCTGATCCACACTGAGGATCACCAGGAATTCAGGCGCAACCTCCACTGGGCCCTCAACCCACCCCTCACTCCTGAGGGTGAGTCCTCTCCCGAAGGTACGTGTAGGCATGAGATGCTTTGCTCCCCACAGACACTGGGGaaacagctcccagctgcttgGAGTTTGCATCCTTGTGGCCACAGACTCATCCAGAACACAAAATGTAGCTTCTGCTGACATGAAGCTGTGGTTCACGATGCTGCCCTTGCTGGAGACCACCACCCTTTGCTGAGGACTGGGACCACCAGCCTTTAGCTGCTCCCTCAACCCCTCTCTCCTACAGGGAGGAAGAGTCTCAGCTCTCCTGCTGTTGCCTACAGGCCTGATCAACTGCCTTTGGAAAACTCCTCCTTTCTGGAAAGGAGCTTTGTGTGCAGGTTTCGCTGCCTCCTGGATAATTCTTCCGGCTTCCTGGTGAGTCTGTCCTGCAGGCTCTACAGCAGGCTCACGTTAAGGGGCTCGTGCTGCTGATGGAGCGTGAAAGTTGACATTGAAAAGAATGAAACTCTTTTGTGCCTGCCTCAATAAGGGGATTTTTCCatgatctttttctttgtgtttggtCTGTACCTACCATCTTTTCCTGTGGATTTTATTCCGGTCCTCTCAGTGGCACTGAATCTTGAACAGAAGTTCTGGTTGTCCATCTCTTAGAAGCAATGCTTCTCGGTGGGGTTGAAGTGTAGCTCACTTAGAACAAAGAGCAGCCTATGCATGATGTGATGCTCCGATGCAACTGCAGCACATGCTTGGTTTTGAAGTTGCTCTACAGCGGGGCCCAggggatgagctgctgctgttggggaGACCAGCATAGCATTCCTTTAAGCTTCCCTCTGCACCCACCAGGGAACAAGGAGGCCAAAAGGAGCAATGCTCCAGGACCTGTGGTGTTACCCTGGCCTGGCCAGGGTACCTCCTCTGTTTGGAGGTTCACTGCTCCTTCTGGGCAACCTCTTTCCCCTGGGGCTTGGCACTTTGCATCAACTCTGCAGCAAGATGACTTGTTTCCCATGgagctctcctccctccctttcccctccaCTCAGCAATGTGTGTGACACTGGCTTTATCTCCTCTTTCTAGGCTTTAAACCTTCAAGGCAGGCTGAGATTCCTTCACGGGCAGAACAAAAGGTCTGAAGATGGGTCTGCGCTGCCCCCACAGCTTGCTCTTTTTGCCATCTCCACCCCCTTGCAGCCCCCATCCATCTTGGAGATCAGAACCAAGAACATGATCTTCAGGACAAAGCACAAGCTGGACTTCACTCCTTTGGCATGTGATGCCAAGTAGGTGGCAGAGCTGGTTGGTGGGGCGATGCTGTATGCCTACAGCGTGCTGGTTCATGCTGAGTCTGGGTCATCTCCCACCTGGACCTGCCACTGAGCTGGGCGCATTCTCCTATAGGGGGAAGATTGTTTTGGGCTACACTGAGGCAGAGCTGAGGATGTGTGGCACTGGCTACCAGTTCATCCACGCTGCTGACATGCTGTACTGTGCCGAGAACCACATCAGAAGTAAGAGGCCTTTTCCCTGCTCCCTTTAGGTCACCTTTGAGGCCAAAGTTATGGGCAGCTCCTTTGGTAGCCGTGTTGAGCCgggcagtgctttgctttgctttatgcCTTGCCATGATGCTTTGGGTGGTTAGCAGGGAGGTGCATCTAGCCAGGGAAGTGTGTTCCCTGCATGTGGAGCCAGCCAGGATGTCCTTCTGTTGTGAGTCTACCTGCTGGTAACAGCAGCATTGCTTGAGGCAGCCCTGCCTCAggtggtgtgctgatggacaccGGCATCTGTGCTTCCTCCTGGCAGTGATGAAGACAGGAGAGAGCGGCCTGACGGTCTTCCGCCTGCTGACGAAGGACAAGCACTGGAAGTGGGTGCAAGCCAATGCACGGCTTGTCTACAAGAACAGCAAGCCCGAGTACATCATCGTCACACAGAGACCCCTTGTGTGAGTGCATTTGTTTGTACATAAGCACACCTGTCTATGCATCCGTCGGTGGGCTGGTTGTAGCAAAGGGGCCTGGGGTGATGCGAACTGCAGTTCTGCATTGCAGATGCAGTTTGGAGCAGGTGCTTGTGCACGTGCAAACAgcagtctcctcttcctcctctgcagagATGAAGAGGGAGGAGAGTACCTTCGGAAACGATCCATGCATCTTCCCTTTACCTTTGCTACAGGAGAAGCACTCTTATACCAAAGTGCTTTCCCTTTCCCAGGCTTCTGTGATGCTTTccacagcaaagggaaaatCAGCAAGTCCAGGAGGGCCTCACACAGCAATGAAGGATGCTCCCAGAAGGACAGCATTGCCCCTGGTTCCCTGCTGAGTGCTGTACTGCAGCAGGACAAGGCAGCATATGCCCCCCAACCAGCTCCTTCACACAACCacaccttcagcagcagcttcttgtACCACCCTGAGGACACGTCCTCGCTGGGTGCAGGACAGGCCTGGagcacaagggctgctccagTTTCCTCCAGGAAGGACAGCCTCAAGGATGAGTGGGTCGATTTGCAGCAGGAGGACCCTCTCTTGGCCACCTTGAACTCGCTGACAATTAATGGTGACGAGAGCTGCTCCAACGATGAGCTCTTCAGTGCGCTGGAGAGCCTGGGGCTGAATGCTGAAGACCtggagctcctgctgctggatgaGAAAATGGTGATGGTCGATACAGACCCTGATCACACTCTGTCCCTGAGTGACTTCCTCACCAACACTGAGATCCTCTCCTACATCCACACCATGCTGGGGAACAAGTCCAAGGAAGGCCTACAGGCTTGTCCCACTCCAGGCATGACCTCAAGCCCAGCGGGAGGCTCTGCTGCATACCAGGGCCGTGCAGAGGACAAGGACTCACAGTACCCAccccagcaaacacagcagcctgGCATTGTCCCAGGccaagctgctgctctgctatgGGAACATCCTCTCCatgatgcactggcacagctgtcccCACTGCCATTGAAGCTGACGGAGGCTGAGTTGGAGCAGCCTGCAGGCCTGCAGAGTAGACCCGCTGGGGAGGAGGGCCTGCTCCGCTTCCTCCAGCTCACTCAGGTCACCCCTTGGGCCATAGCTCCCAGCTCACACCTGGGAGCCCCATACCCACTGGAGGCTCAGCAGCTGGAGGGTGACCTCCCAGCTGTGCATCCCACCCAACAGGACGTTCTCCAGACCTTTTCCCTGCCCAGCCAGGGCCGAGTGCATGGGGCAGCACAAAGCCAACCGAAACACAAAGCTGGCCGGCACTTGCTGATGAACAGGCTGTGTGCCCACCATCATCCCTCTGCCCCACGCTTCCTccccagaagcagcagcagcccctggcaGGACTATGTCTCCCCTCTCCTGACATCCTCAGCTCAGCCTGATTTTTATGGCATCAGTCAAGATTTGATCTCCCATCATCAGGGCTACTTGGGTCCAGTGCCTGGgcctgctgtgccagcagtAGACTCTAACCTGAATGGATTATGCAGCATGGACACTGTAGACAATGAGAGGTCCCAGGAGGAGATGGTTCCCTGCTCTGGGCTTTTCCCATCTTCCTCATACCAGCTTATTCCTGAGATGCATCCAAGCTCTATTCCCTCCATGTACCCTTTCCTGAGCTCATCTGCAGAGTACTTTGGAAGCACTGATAGTGTGTTGGAGGCTCCTGGGAACTCCCATGGAGTATACACGTCCATGATGAGCCAGGAGAGCAGCCACAAGGTGAAGGTTTCTCTTTGCTCTTGAGCCCAGTATTTTCTGTGCTGGGATTTCCTGGGGGGTCTTAGCATAGGGAAGGCATACGCTGCCTGTTCAGAAGGCAGGAATCACCTTGCTCTGCCAGTGTGTGGTCAGAAAGGACTTCAGGGGCTTTTCTTTGCATCAGGCAAAGGCATCTTTGCCTTTAGACCTTGACTGTCTGTGGGTATGGTTTCCATATGCTTTGTTTAGTTGCCCTTTCTATAGGCATATTCCAGCCATGCCATGGGTGGTCCCTATGAGATGGAGATCTGCTGTCCTGTTTTACAGTTACAGAGAGCTGGCTAAATGCTTCTCAAACTCCATCAGGTTTGGTGCCATGACCACTGTCCTGTTTCAAATGCAGAGCAAATGTTGATTATAAAGTGAAAACTGGTGTCCTCTGGGGACTCTGGATGTTCTTGCACTGCTTTCAATCTCTTGTCAATGAAGTGAAGGGACAATGGGAGGTGAGCTGGGGGAAGGTGTGCAACATGTACTGGGATTGCTGCTGAGCCCCTGCACCTCCAGGGGAAGCGATGCAGGCCTTCCCCTCCCAGCAGCTTCCTCTGGGCACCCAGCCCATCTGTGCCAGTACAACCCTGCAAAATACCTCAccattctctttcttctctcttctcctagCCTGACAGCAGCTGCGTTTTGCCTGGCTCTCATATGGGACTCCCTGCAGATGTGCCAaagggcagcactgctccctCCTGCAAGCTGCATCCCCATGCAGAGGTG
Encoded proteins:
- the LOC140254587 gene encoding aryl hydrocarbon receptor-like isoform X2 — its product is MYAGRKRRKPAARVLRPEDSGRSNPSKRHRERLNRELERLAALLPFPEEVAAGLDKLSILRLSAAFLRAKSFFRVALKNHSTEGAERDGNGDSSPALGMAAVPEGELLLQALNGFVLVVTSEGLIFYSSHTIQDYLGFHQTDVMHQSIFKLIHTEDHQEFRRNLHWALNPPLTPEGRKSLSSPAVAYRPDQLPLENSSFLERSFVCRFRCLLDNSSGFLALNLQGRLRFLHGQNKRSEDGSALPPQLALFAISTPLQPPSILEIRTKNMIFRTKHKLDFTPLACDAKGKIVLGYTEAELRMCGTGYQFIHAADMLYCAENHIRMMKTGESGLTVFRLLTKDKHWKWVQANARLVYKNSKPEYIIVTQRPLVDEEGGEYLRKRSMHLPFTFATGEALLYQSAFPFPGFCDAFHSKGKISKSRRASHSNEGCSQKDSIAPGSLLSAVLQQDKAAYAPQPAPSHNHTFSSSFLYHPEDTSSLGAGQAWSTRAAPVSSRKDSLKDEWVDLQQEDPLLATLNSLTINGDESCSNDELFSALESLGLNAEDLELLLLDEKMVMVDTDPDHTLSLSDFLTNTEILSYIHTMLGNKSKEGLQACPTPGMTSSPAGGSAAYQGRAEDKDSQYPPQQTQQPGIVPGQAAALLWEHPLHDALAQLSPLPLKLTEAELEQPAGLQSRPAGEEGLLRFLQLTQVTPWAIAPSSHLGAPYPLEAQQLEGDLPAVHPTQQDVLQTFSLPSQGRVHGAAQSQPKHKAGRHLLMNRLCAHHHPSAPRFLPRSSSSPWQDYVSPLLTSSAQPDFYGISQDLISHHQGYLGPVPGPAVPAVDSNLNGLCSMDTVDNERSQEEMVPCSGLFPSSSYQLIPEMHPSSIPSMYPFLSSSAEYFGSTDSVLEAPGNSHGVYTSMMSQESSHKPDSSCVLPGSHMGLPADVPKGSTAPSCKLHPHAEVLPDHPHAFSGDFYL
- the LOC140254587 gene encoding aryl hydrocarbon receptor-like isoform X1, yielding MYAGRKRRKPAARVLRPEDSGRSNPSKRHRERLNRELERLAALLPFPEEVAAGLDKLSILRLSAAFLRAKSFFRVALKNHSTEGAERDGNGDSSPALGMAAVPEGELLLQALNGFVLVVTSEGLIFYSSHTIQDYLGFHQTDVMHQSIFKLIHTEDHQEFRRNLHWALNPPLTPEGESSPEGRKSLSSPAVAYRPDQLPLENSSFLERSFVCRFRCLLDNSSGFLALNLQGRLRFLHGQNKRSEDGSALPPQLALFAISTPLQPPSILEIRTKNMIFRTKHKLDFTPLACDAKGKIVLGYTEAELRMCGTGYQFIHAADMLYCAENHIRMMKTGESGLTVFRLLTKDKHWKWVQANARLVYKNSKPEYIIVTQRPLVDEEGGEYLRKRSMHLPFTFATGEALLYQSAFPFPGFCDAFHSKGKISKSRRASHSNEGCSQKDSIAPGSLLSAVLQQDKAAYAPQPAPSHNHTFSSSFLYHPEDTSSLGAGQAWSTRAAPVSSRKDSLKDEWVDLQQEDPLLATLNSLTINGDESCSNDELFSALESLGLNAEDLELLLLDEKMVMVDTDPDHTLSLSDFLTNTEILSYIHTMLGNKSKEGLQACPTPGMTSSPAGGSAAYQGRAEDKDSQYPPQQTQQPGIVPGQAAALLWEHPLHDALAQLSPLPLKLTEAELEQPAGLQSRPAGEEGLLRFLQLTQVTPWAIAPSSHLGAPYPLEAQQLEGDLPAVHPTQQDVLQTFSLPSQGRVHGAAQSQPKHKAGRHLLMNRLCAHHHPSAPRFLPRSSSSPWQDYVSPLLTSSAQPDFYGISQDLISHHQGYLGPVPGPAVPAVDSNLNGLCSMDTVDNERSQEEMVPCSGLFPSSSYQLIPEMHPSSIPSMYPFLSSSAEYFGSTDSVLEAPGNSHGVYTSMMSQESSHKPDSSCVLPGSHMGLPADVPKGSTAPSCKLHPHAEVLPDHPHAFSGDFYL
- the LOC140254587 gene encoding aryl hydrocarbon receptor-like isoform X3 — translated: MYAGRKRRKPAARVLRPEDSGRSNPSKRHRERLNRELERLAALLPFPEEVAAGLDKLSILRLSAAFLRAKSFFRGTQWLRAGGDVGRADLLLLTHHPGLPGISSDVMHQSIFKLIHTEDHQEFRRNLHWALNPPLTPEGESSPEGRKSLSSPAVAYRPDQLPLENSSFLERSFVCRFRCLLDNSSGFLALNLQGRLRFLHGQNKRSEDGSALPPQLALFAISTPLQPPSILEIRTKNMIFRTKHKLDFTPLACDAKGKIVLGYTEAELRMCGTGYQFIHAADMLYCAENHIRMMKTGESGLTVFRLLTKDKHWKWVQANARLVYKNSKPEYIIVTQRPLVDEEGGEYLRKRSMHLPFTFATGEALLYQSAFPFPGFCDAFHSKGKISKSRRASHSNEGCSQKDSIAPGSLLSAVLQQDKAAYAPQPAPSHNHTFSSSFLYHPEDTSSLGAGQAWSTRAAPVSSRKDSLKDEWVDLQQEDPLLATLNSLTINGDESCSNDELFSALESLGLNAEDLELLLLDEKMVMVDTDPDHTLSLSDFLTNTEILSYIHTMLGNKSKEGLQACPTPGMTSSPAGGSAAYQGRAEDKDSQYPPQQTQQPGIVPGQAAALLWEHPLHDALAQLSPLPLKLTEAELEQPAGLQSRPAGEEGLLRFLQLTQVTPWAIAPSSHLGAPYPLEAQQLEGDLPAVHPTQQDVLQTFSLPSQGRVHGAAQSQPKHKAGRHLLMNRLCAHHHPSAPRFLPRSSSSPWQDYVSPLLTSSAQPDFYGISQDLISHHQGYLGPVPGPAVPAVDSNLNGLCSMDTVDNERSQEEMVPCSGLFPSSSYQLIPEMHPSSIPSMYPFLSSSAEYFGSTDSVLEAPGNSHGVYTSMMSQESSHKPDSSCVLPGSHMGLPADVPKGSTAPSCKLHPHAEVLPDHPHAFSGDFYL
- the LOC140254587 gene encoding aryl hydrocarbon receptor-like isoform X5; the encoded protein is MHQSIFKLIHTEDHQEFRRNLHWALNPPLTPEGRKSLSSPAVAYRPDQLPLENSSFLERSFVCRFRCLLDNSSGFLALNLQGRLRFLHGQNKRSEDGSALPPQLALFAISTPLQPPSILEIRTKNMIFRTKHKLDFTPLACDAKGKIVLGYTEAELRMCGTGYQFIHAADMLYCAENHIRMMKTGESGLTVFRLLTKDKHWKWVQANARLVYKNSKPEYIIVTQRPLVDEEGGEYLRKRSMHLPFTFATGEALLYQSAFPFPGFCDAFHSKGKISKSRRASHSNEGCSQKDSIAPGSLLSAVLQQDKAAYAPQPAPSHNHTFSSSFLYHPEDTSSLGAGQAWSTRAAPVSSRKDSLKDEWVDLQQEDPLLATLNSLTINGDESCSNDELFSALESLGLNAEDLELLLLDEKMVMVDTDPDHTLSLSDFLTNTEILSYIHTMLGNKSKEGLQACPTPGMTSSPAGGSAAYQGRAEDKDSQYPPQQTQQPGIVPGQAAALLWEHPLHDALAQLSPLPLKLTEAELEQPAGLQSRPAGEEGLLRFLQLTQVTPWAIAPSSHLGAPYPLEAQQLEGDLPAVHPTQQDVLQTFSLPSQGRVHGAAQSQPKHKAGRHLLMNRLCAHHHPSAPRFLPRSSSSPWQDYVSPLLTSSAQPDFYGISQDLISHHQGYLGPVPGPAVPAVDSNLNGLCSMDTVDNERSQEEMVPCSGLFPSSSYQLIPEMHPSSIPSMYPFLSSSAEYFGSTDSVLEAPGNSHGVYTSMMSQESSHKPDSSCVLPGSHMGLPADVPKGSTAPSCKLHPHAEVLPDHPHAFSGDFYL